In a single window of the Saccharothrix australiensis genome:
- a CDS encoding AfsR/SARP family transcriptional regulator — protein sequence MGPQVEFRVLGPLQVLVDGEQVVVRAGRQRSLLVSLLMRAGSSVSVDELAEHIWGAEPPARARGTLQTYVMRLRQVLGPAVPIRTVPDAYLIDVDERTIDVVRFEQLVEEGEQERAAGRLESASAIFTAALGLWRGPAMVDVPSEVLHRDEVPRLGERRLHVEERRVEVDLELGRHAELIPELYRLTSEHPLRERLWSQLMVALYRSGRQADALGAYRKVSDLLAEELGIDPGDELRRVHQQVLSGAAALDLGSTAPARRDRVVPSQLPADIGDFVGREQAVQLIEALLRTAQGVPVVTLAGPPGVGKTALAVHAAHKMRRYFPDGQLYVNLRGYAQGPPLNAVDVLPRFLRAQGVPPESVPLDQDEQEAMFRSRLTDQQVLLVLDNAANAEQIRPLLPGSPGCAVLVTSRDTLRGLAVSHAASNVRLDVLDAEETRALLAGMLGEDVVAEQAEAADELAELCAHLPLALRIAAANLLSRPETTIASYVEELRAGNRLAALAVEGDERAAVHAAFDLSYTALKPELASLFRLLSLAPGDITPDVAAALGGLTTQDARRRLDRLATANLVDNHAPGRYQFHDLLRDYAAERLAFEDDPAESAQAHRRLLDWSIRSVDNATDTVKATLMRLPRDAVESGVAPRLFSTPAEALAWLDAERANLVALVLHSTDRQPDSDCWQLADALRRYFYAQGLPVEWLATAKAGLMVAQAIGDPVGEVAMLSSLGVLYWAIGQHRVAVDYFRRAIPIQQRTGAAPAAEAAVLANLGGVYIDLGELEQAADCLERALVITRGIGALQQEGIALLNLGGVYLQLGQLDRAVSSFERSLDVGNRLGVWITQADSYRALAEVHLFQGRPERAAELYERAGDLYERASARGFAHIPHEGLAHTYVMRGRFADAISEASRALGIADQLGNLKGVCDAKNVLGEALHGEGRHGEAVERHTEALRIAEETGYPWGICAARRGLALAHRSAGRLDEARYSATQALDSAVRYRLRLAEVEVLALLGRIRLDQGDVAEAVRFAERSLELSCSTGQRFVQARAAHVAGDAAASTGDLAAARDHWTTALECFTAIGAPEAAVVRAALDR from the coding sequence ATGGGCCCACAGGTCGAGTTCCGCGTCCTCGGGCCGTTGCAGGTGCTGGTCGACGGCGAGCAGGTGGTGGTCCGGGCAGGTCGCCAGCGCTCGCTGCTCGTGTCGCTGCTGATGCGCGCCGGGTCGAGCGTGTCCGTGGACGAGCTGGCGGAGCACATCTGGGGCGCCGAGCCGCCCGCCCGCGCGCGCGGCACGCTCCAGACCTACGTGATGAGGCTTCGGCAGGTCCTCGGCCCGGCGGTGCCGATCCGCACCGTGCCCGACGCCTACCTGATCGACGTCGACGAGCGCACGATCGACGTGGTCCGGTTCGAGCAGCTGGTCGAGGAGGGCGAGCAGGAGCGGGCGGCGGGCAGGCTGGAGTCGGCGTCGGCGATCTTCACCGCCGCGCTGGGGCTGTGGCGCGGCCCGGCGATGGTCGACGTGCCGTCGGAGGTGCTGCACCGCGACGAGGTGCCCCGGCTCGGCGAGCGCCGGCTGCACGTGGAGGAGCGGCGCGTCGAGGTCGACCTGGAGCTGGGCAGGCACGCCGAGCTGATCCCCGAGCTGTACCGGCTGACCAGCGAGCACCCGCTGCGGGAACGGCTGTGGTCGCAGCTGATGGTGGCGCTGTACCGGTCGGGCAGGCAGGCCGACGCGCTGGGCGCGTACCGCAAGGTCAGCGACCTGCTGGCGGAGGAGCTGGGCATCGACCCCGGCGACGAGCTGCGGCGCGTGCACCAGCAGGTGCTCAGCGGCGCGGCGGCGCTCGACCTCGGCTCGACCGCGCCCGCGCGGCGGGACCGGGTGGTCCCGTCGCAGCTGCCCGCCGACATCGGCGACTTCGTCGGGCGCGAGCAGGCCGTCCAGCTGATCGAGGCGCTGCTGCGGACGGCGCAGGGCGTGCCGGTGGTGACGCTGGCCGGTCCGCCGGGCGTGGGCAAGACCGCGCTGGCCGTGCACGCGGCGCACAAGATGCGGCGGTACTTCCCGGACGGGCAGCTCTACGTCAACCTGCGCGGCTACGCCCAGGGCCCGCCGCTGAACGCCGTGGACGTGCTGCCCCGGTTCCTGCGCGCGCAAGGCGTGCCGCCGGAGTCGGTGCCGCTGGACCAGGACGAGCAGGAGGCGATGTTCCGGTCCCGGCTGACCGACCAGCAGGTGCTGCTGGTGCTGGACAACGCGGCCAACGCCGAGCAGATCCGGCCGCTGCTGCCCGGCTCGCCGGGGTGCGCGGTGCTCGTGACGAGCCGGGACACCCTGCGCGGCCTCGCGGTCAGCCACGCGGCGTCCAACGTGCGGCTGGACGTCCTCGACGCCGAGGAGACCAGGGCGCTGCTGGCCGGGATGCTCGGCGAGGACGTGGTGGCCGAGCAGGCGGAGGCGGCCGACGAGCTGGCCGAGCTGTGCGCGCACCTGCCGCTGGCGCTGCGGATCGCGGCGGCGAACCTGCTGTCCCGGCCGGAGACCACCATCGCGTCGTACGTGGAGGAGCTGCGGGCGGGCAACCGGCTGGCGGCGCTGGCGGTCGAGGGCGACGAGCGGGCGGCCGTGCACGCGGCGTTCGACCTGTCCTACACGGCGCTGAAGCCGGAACTCGCGTCGCTGTTCCGGCTGCTCAGCCTCGCGCCCGGCGACATAACGCCGGACGTGGCGGCGGCGCTGGGCGGCCTGACCACCCAGGACGCGCGGCGCAGGCTGGACCGCCTGGCGACGGCGAACCTCGTGGACAACCACGCGCCTGGCCGCTACCAGTTCCACGACCTGCTGCGGGACTACGCGGCCGAGCGCCTGGCGTTCGAGGACGACCCGGCGGAGAGCGCGCAGGCCCACCGCAGGCTGCTGGACTGGTCGATCCGGTCGGTGGACAACGCGACCGACACGGTGAAGGCGACCCTCATGCGCCTGCCGCGCGACGCGGTGGAGTCCGGTGTCGCGCCGCGCCTGTTCTCCACGCCCGCGGAGGCGTTGGCGTGGCTGGACGCCGAGCGCGCGAACCTGGTCGCGCTGGTCCTGCACTCGACCGACCGGCAGCCGGACAGCGACTGCTGGCAGCTGGCCGACGCGCTGCGCCGCTACTTCTACGCGCAGGGCCTGCCCGTCGAGTGGCTGGCCACGGCGAAGGCCGGGCTGATGGTGGCCCAGGCGATCGGCGACCCGGTCGGCGAGGTCGCGATGCTGTCGTCGCTGGGCGTGTTGTACTGGGCGATCGGCCAGCACCGGGTGGCGGTCGACTACTTCCGCCGCGCCATCCCGATCCAGCAGCGCACCGGCGCCGCGCCCGCCGCCGAGGCCGCCGTGCTGGCGAACCTGGGCGGCGTCTACATCGACCTGGGCGAGCTGGAGCAGGCCGCCGACTGCCTGGAGCGGGCGCTGGTGATCACGCGCGGCATCGGCGCGTTGCAGCAGGAGGGCATCGCGCTCCTCAACCTCGGCGGCGTGTACCTGCAACTGGGTCAGCTGGACCGGGCGGTGTCGTCGTTCGAGCGCTCGCTCGACGTCGGCAACCGCCTGGGCGTGTGGATCACCCAGGCCGACAGCTACCGGGCGCTGGCCGAGGTGCACCTGTTCCAGGGCCGGCCGGAACGCGCGGCGGAACTCTACGAGCGGGCGGGCGACCTGTACGAACGGGCCAGCGCGCGGGGTTTCGCGCACATCCCGCACGAGGGCCTGGCGCACACGTACGTGATGCGGGGCCGGTTCGCCGACGCGATCTCCGAGGCGTCACGGGCGCTGGGCATCGCCGACCAGCTCGGCAACCTCAAGGGCGTGTGCGACGCGAAGAACGTGCTGGGCGAGGCGCTGCACGGGGAGGGTCGGCACGGCGAGGCGGTGGAGCGGCACACCGAGGCGCTGCGGATCGCGGAGGAGACCGGCTACCCGTGGGGCATCTGCGCGGCCCGCCGCGGCCTGGCGCTGGCGCACCGCTCGGCGGGCAGGCTGGACGAGGCGCGGTACTCCGCCACGCAGGCCCTGGACAGCGCCGTCCGCTACCGGCTGCGCCTGGCCGAGGTGGAGGTGCTGGCGCTGCTGGGCCGCATCCGCCTCGACCAGGGCGACGTGGCGGAGGCGGTGCGGTTCGCGGAGCGCTCGCTGGAGCTGAGCTGCTCCACCGGTCAGCGGTTCGTGCAGGCGCGGGCGGCGCACGTGGCCGGTGACGCGGCGGCGAGCACCGGCGACCTGGCCGCGGCGCGCGACCACTGGACGACGGCGCTGGAGTGCTTCACGGCGATCGGCGCGCCGGAGGCCGCCGTGGTGCGGGCGGCGCTGGACCGCTGA
- a CDS encoding ABC transporter substrate-binding protein, with translation MAHSRTARRRRWTAAIGLTGVAALALSACVQSNRGEESGSGKVGGTLTFGAAGAPKGFDPFYATDGETFRVSRQMYEGLVGFKPGTAEVEAALATKWEPSTDGRTWTFTLKENVKFHDGTPFNAEAVCFNFNRWFNQKGAGQSEAVSQYWLDNFGGFADTPDKPSLFKSCAAKDPKTAVVELTKATSQFPSVLGFPSFSMSSPEALKKYEADNVVQVGESITYPPYANEHPTGTGPFKFSKFDKANNVVEIVRNEDYHGTKAKLDKVVFRIIPDETARKQALKAGDIDGYDLPNAADWAGLKSDGFDVKVRPAFNVLYLGINQLNNPKLQDLRVRQALMYAINREQLVKSQLPEGATVASQFMPPLVDGYDDKLTPVKFDTERAKSLLAEAGASDLTLKFYWPTEVTRPYMPSPKDLYGAIAGDLEKAGIKLEPTSKPWNGGYLTDVDQGVPDLFMLGWTGDNGTPQNWIGTFFGRTDNRFNTGKSPWGKELADKLAAANAEPDEVKRSALYKELNKKIVEEYLPAVPISHSPPALVFKKEIQGVTPSPLTDERFGSATKG, from the coding sequence ATGGCTCATTCCCGAACGGCCCGGCGCCGCCGCTGGACGGCCGCGATCGGCCTGACCGGCGTCGCCGCGCTCGCACTGTCCGCCTGCGTGCAATCGAACCGCGGTGAGGAATCCGGGTCCGGCAAGGTCGGCGGCACGCTGACCTTCGGCGCGGCGGGCGCGCCCAAGGGGTTCGACCCGTTCTACGCGACCGACGGCGAGACGTTCCGCGTGTCCCGGCAGATGTACGAGGGGCTGGTCGGGTTCAAGCCGGGCACCGCCGAGGTCGAGGCCGCGCTCGCGACCAAGTGGGAGCCGTCCACCGACGGTCGCACGTGGACGTTCACACTCAAGGAGAATGTGAAATTCCACGACGGCACTCCGTTCAACGCTGAAGCGGTGTGCTTCAACTTCAACCGCTGGTTCAACCAGAAGGGCGCCGGTCAGAGCGAAGCCGTTTCGCAGTACTGGCTGGACAACTTCGGCGGCTTCGCGGACACCCCGGACAAGCCGTCGCTGTTCAAGTCCTGCGCGGCCAAGGACCCGAAGACCGCGGTGGTCGAGCTGACCAAGGCGACCTCGCAGTTCCCGTCGGTGCTGGGCTTCCCGTCCTTCTCGATGTCCAGCCCCGAGGCGCTGAAGAAGTACGAGGCCGACAACGTCGTGCAGGTCGGCGAGAGCATCACCTACCCGCCGTACGCGAACGAGCACCCGACCGGCACCGGGCCGTTCAAGTTCAGCAAGTTCGACAAGGCCAACAACGTGGTGGAGATCGTCCGCAACGAGGACTACCACGGCACGAAGGCCAAGCTGGACAAGGTCGTCTTCCGCATCATCCCGGACGAGACCGCGCGGAAGCAGGCGCTGAAGGCCGGCGACATCGACGGCTACGACCTGCCCAACGCCGCCGACTGGGCCGGCCTGAAGTCCGACGGCTTCGACGTCAAGGTCCGCCCGGCGTTCAACGTGCTGTACCTGGGCATCAACCAGCTCAACAACCCCAAGCTCCAGGACCTCCGCGTCCGCCAGGCGCTGATGTACGCGATCAACCGCGAGCAGCTGGTCAAGTCGCAGCTGCCCGAGGGCGCGACCGTCGCCAGCCAGTTCATGCCGCCGCTGGTCGACGGCTACGACGACAAGCTGACCCCGGTGAAGTTCGACACCGAGAGGGCGAAGTCGCTGCTGGCCGAGGCGGGCGCGAGCGACCTGACGCTGAAGTTCTACTGGCCCACCGAGGTCACCCGCCCGTACATGCCGAGCCCGAAGGACCTCTACGGCGCGATCGCGGGCGACCTGGAGAAGGCGGGCATCAAGCTGGAGCCGACCAGCAAGCCGTGGAACGGCGGCTACCTCACCGACGTCGACCAGGGCGTGCCGGACCTGTTCATGCTCGGCTGGACCGGTGACAACGGCACCCCGCAGAACTGGATCGGCACGTTCTTCGGCCGCACCGACAACCGGTTCAACACCGGCAAGTCGCCGTGGGGCAAGGAGCTGGCCGACAAGCTGGCCGCGGCGAACGCCGAGCCGGACGAGGTCAAGCGCAGCGCCCTGTACAAGGAGCTGAACAAGAAGATCGTGGAGGAGTACCTGCCCGCCGTGCCGATCTCGCACTCCCCGCCGGCGCTGGTCTTCAAGAAGGAGATCCAGGGCGTCACGCCGAGCCCGCTGACCGACGAGCGGTTCGGCTCGGCCACCAAGGGCTGA
- a CDS encoding ABC transporter permease, producing MLRYTIRRLIQLVGVVLVLSLLLFAWLRALPGGPVSALLGERSTPESREALTKLLGLDQPIIVQYFKFLGRAASGDFGTSLGVQQGDSAMEIFLQRFPATIELSALAIVIAIALGIPLGYLAAKRRGGWFDNVSVAGSLIGVAVPVFFLAYVLKDVLSSVLGLPTEGRQDAINATRVTGFFVFDGVITGEWDAALNALEHLILPAIALSTIPFAVVFRITRAAVLDVLDEDFVRTAESKGLTAPVIRRRHVLRNAMLPVVTTIGLQTGALLAGAVLTEKVFSFAGVGQALAIGFERRDYPVLLVLIIMATVVYVVVNLLVDLSYALIDPRIRTR from the coding sequence ATGCTCCGCTACACGATCCGGCGGCTCATCCAGCTGGTCGGCGTGGTGCTGGTGCTGTCCCTGCTGCTCTTCGCGTGGCTGCGCGCTCTCCCCGGAGGACCGGTCTCGGCCCTCCTGGGAGAGCGCTCCACGCCCGAGTCGCGGGAAGCCCTCACCAAGCTGCTCGGCTTGGACCAGCCGATCATCGTGCAGTACTTCAAGTTCCTCGGTCGAGCGGCGTCCGGCGACTTCGGCACCTCACTCGGTGTCCAGCAGGGCGACTCGGCGATGGAGATCTTCCTCCAGCGGTTCCCCGCCACCATCGAGCTGAGCGCCCTGGCGATCGTGATCGCCATCGCGCTCGGCATCCCCCTGGGTTACCTGGCGGCCAAGCGGCGCGGCGGCTGGTTCGACAACGTCAGCGTCGCCGGCTCGCTGATCGGTGTCGCGGTGCCGGTGTTCTTCCTGGCCTACGTGCTCAAGGACGTGCTGTCGTCCGTGCTGGGCCTGCCGACGGAAGGCCGCCAGGACGCCATCAACGCGACCCGCGTGACCGGGTTCTTCGTGTTCGACGGCGTGATCACGGGCGAGTGGGACGCGGCGCTCAACGCGCTGGAGCACCTCATCCTGCCCGCCATCGCGCTGTCCACGATCCCGTTCGCGGTGGTCTTCCGGATCACCCGCGCGGCCGTCCTCGACGTGCTCGACGAGGACTTCGTGCGCACGGCCGAGTCCAAGGGCCTCACCGCGCCGGTCATCCGGCGGCGGCACGTGCTGCGGAACGCGATGCTCCCGGTGGTGACCACGATCGGCCTCCAGACCGGCGCGCTGCTCGCGGGGGCGGTGCTCACCGAGAAGGTGTTCTCCTTCGCCGGCGTCGGGCAGGCGCTGGCGATCGGGTTCGAGCGCCGGGACTACCCCGTGCTGCTGGTGCTGATCATCATGGCCACGGTCGTCTACGTGGTGGTCAACCTCCTGGTGGACCTCTCGTACGCGCTCATCGACCCGCGGATCAGGACGAGGTAG
- a CDS encoding ABC transporter permease encodes MVTPTQEGQGPEGPARKPGRRRKDRIDALAASTAAPDAGVSLAASAWRTLRRSPVFLTGAVIIGLFVLVSLLAPWLAPQDPSEPMLIDQVVKARNEIPPAQPGHPLGGDLQGRDFFSRLLVGSQQTLVVGVLATLIGLTGGLTLGTLAGALGGWVDSLVMRLVDVMLSLPSLLLAFSISAMFARPNQFTVIVAVAVVQIPVFARLLRGSMLAQRHSDHVLAATALGVKPGAIVFRHMLPNSLGPVIVQSTLVLATAIIDAAALSFLGLGNPDDRIPEWGQMLGDVQNVFDTHPHLAFWPAGCIILVALGFTLMGETLREALDPKSRR; translated from the coding sequence ATGGTCACTCCCACGCAGGAAGGCCAAGGCCCGGAAGGGCCCGCGCGGAAGCCGGGCAGGCGGCGAAAGGACCGCATCGACGCCCTCGCGGCGTCGACCGCGGCGCCCGACGCCGGCGTCAGCCTCGCGGCGAGCGCGTGGCGCACGCTGCGGCGCAGCCCGGTGTTCCTCACCGGCGCGGTCATCATCGGCCTGTTCGTGCTGGTGTCGCTGCTCGCGCCGTGGCTCGCGCCGCAGGACCCGTCCGAGCCGATGCTGATCGACCAGGTCGTCAAGGCGCGCAACGAGATCCCGCCCGCCCAGCCGGGGCACCCGCTCGGCGGCGACCTCCAGGGCCGGGACTTCTTCTCCCGCCTGCTGGTCGGCTCGCAGCAGACGCTGGTCGTCGGCGTGCTGGCCACGCTGATCGGGCTCACCGGCGGGCTGACGCTGGGCACGCTGGCCGGCGCCCTCGGCGGCTGGGTCGACTCGTTGGTCATGCGGCTGGTCGACGTCATGCTGTCGCTGCCGAGCCTGCTGCTGGCGTTCAGCATCAGCGCGATGTTCGCGCGCCCCAACCAGTTCACCGTGATCGTCGCGGTGGCGGTGGTGCAGATACCGGTGTTCGCGCGGCTGCTGCGCGGCTCCATGCTGGCGCAGCGGCACAGCGACCACGTGCTGGCGGCGACCGCGCTGGGCGTCAAGCCGGGCGCGATCGTGTTCCGGCACATGCTGCCCAACTCGCTCGGACCGGTGATCGTGCAGTCCACGCTGGTGCTGGCCACGGCCATCATCGACGCGGCGGCGCTGTCGTTCCTCGGCCTGGGCAACCCCGACGACCGCATCCCGGAGTGGGGCCAGATGCTGGGCGACGTGCAGAACGTGTTCGACACGCACCCGCACCTCGCGTTCTGGCCGGCGGGCTGCATCATCCTCGTGGCCCTGGGCTTCACGCTCATGGGCGAGACGCTGCGCGAGGCACTCGACCCCAAGAGCAGGCGGTGA
- a CDS encoding ABC transporter ATP-binding protein, with amino-acid sequence MALLEVRDLTVVFERKGEQPFTAVDHVSFDVEPGQTVGLVGESGCGKSVTSLAIMGLLPKRGARVSGTVGYEGTNLLSLSDREMRDRRGRDLGMVFQDPLSSLNPVIPIGVQVTEVLERHRDLPRKKAMVEAADLLDKVGIPDPNRRLSEYPHQLSGGMRQRALIAIALACRPRLLIADEPTTALDVTIQAQILALLKELVHDLGTALVMITHDLGVVAGLCDEVNVLYGGRVVEKAQRHELFAAPRHPYTHGLLSSIPRLDAPRGEKLSPIKGSVADNIPWDGGCAFAPRCPNALDACVRVTPEQEDVGGGRLLRCHNPVRPAVTEEVSV; translated from the coding sequence ATGGCGTTGCTGGAAGTGCGCGACCTCACCGTGGTTTTCGAGCGCAAGGGGGAACAGCCCTTCACCGCCGTGGACCACGTGAGCTTCGACGTGGAGCCCGGCCAGACCGTGGGCCTGGTCGGCGAGTCGGGGTGCGGCAAGTCCGTGACCTCGCTGGCGATCATGGGCCTGCTGCCCAAGCGCGGCGCGCGGGTCTCCGGGACGGTCGGCTACGAGGGCACGAACCTGTTGTCCCTGTCGGACCGGGAGATGCGCGACCGGCGCGGCCGTGACCTCGGCATGGTGTTCCAGGACCCGCTGTCGTCGCTGAACCCGGTCATCCCGATCGGCGTGCAGGTGACGGAGGTGCTGGAGCGGCACCGCGACCTGCCGCGCAAGAAGGCGATGGTGGAGGCGGCGGACCTGCTGGACAAGGTCGGCATCCCCGACCCGAACCGGCGGCTGTCCGAGTACCCGCACCAGCTGTCCGGCGGGATGCGGCAGCGCGCGCTGATCGCGATCGCGCTGGCGTGCCGGCCGCGGCTGCTCATCGCGGACGAGCCGACCACCGCGCTGGACGTGACGATCCAGGCGCAGATCCTGGCGCTGCTCAAGGAACTCGTGCACGACCTGGGCACCGCCCTGGTCATGATCACGCACGACCTCGGCGTCGTGGCCGGCCTGTGCGACGAGGTCAACGTCCTCTACGGCGGCCGGGTGGTGGAGAAGGCGCAGCGGCACGAGCTGTTCGCCGCGCCGCGCCACCCGTACACGCACGGGCTGCTGTCCTCGATCCCGCGCCTCGACGCGCCGCGCGGCGAGAAGCTGTCGCCCATCAAGGGATCGGTCGCCGACAACATCCCGTGGGACGGCGGGTGCGCGTTCGCGCCGCGCTGCCCGAACGCGCTGGACGCGTGCGTCCGGGTGACGCCCGAGCAGGAGGACGTCGGCGGCGGGAGGTTGTTGCGCTGCCACAACCCGGTGCGCCCCGCGGTGACCGAGGAGGTGTCGGTGTGA
- a CDS encoding ABC transporter ATP-binding protein, with protein sequence MVVEGIKVHFPIKRGLVLDRTVGHVYAVDGVDLSVRRGETYGLVGESGCGKSTLGRAILRLTEPTAGRVVFGGTDLTTLKGEALRTMRRRMQMVFQDPMSSLDPRQSVESILVEGLRAHGLDQGKESTGRRLRELLGAVGLPSTSLRKYPHEFSGGQRQRIGIARALAVEPDLIIADEPVSALDVSVQAQVVNLLEELQDQFGLTYLVIAHDLAVVRHISDRVGVMYLGGLVEEASSDDLYAEPLHPYTKALLSAIPVPDPLVEDQRERILLKGDLPSPANPPSGCRFHTRCPWKQETKCATERPALREVLPGHKVACHWAEDIRAGRIRPHEVEAVLVEEDGLSPDIPLVGPASVTEALNP encoded by the coding sequence ATGGTCGTGGAGGGGATCAAGGTGCACTTCCCGATCAAGCGGGGTCTCGTGCTGGACCGGACGGTCGGGCACGTGTACGCCGTGGACGGGGTGGACCTGAGCGTCCGGCGCGGCGAGACCTACGGGCTGGTCGGCGAGTCCGGCTGCGGCAAGTCCACCCTCGGGCGGGCGATCCTGCGGCTGACCGAGCCGACCGCCGGCCGCGTGGTGTTCGGCGGCACGGACCTGACCACGCTCAAGGGCGAGGCGCTGCGCACCATGCGGCGGCGGATGCAGATGGTGTTCCAGGACCCCATGTCGTCCCTGGACCCGCGGCAGTCCGTCGAGTCGATCCTGGTCGAGGGCCTGCGGGCGCACGGCCTGGACCAGGGCAAGGAGTCGACCGGGCGGCGGCTGCGCGAGCTGCTCGGCGCGGTCGGCCTGCCGTCGACGTCGCTGCGCAAGTACCCGCACGAGTTCTCCGGCGGGCAGCGGCAGCGCATCGGCATCGCCCGCGCGCTGGCGGTCGAACCGGACCTGATCATCGCCGACGAGCCGGTGTCCGCGCTGGACGTGTCGGTGCAGGCGCAGGTGGTGAACCTGCTGGAGGAGTTGCAGGACCAGTTCGGGCTCACCTACCTGGTGATCGCGCACGACCTGGCCGTGGTGCGGCACATCTCCGACCGGGTGGGCGTGATGTACCTGGGCGGGCTGGTGGAGGAGGCGTCGTCGGACGACCTCTACGCCGAGCCGCTGCACCCGTACACGAAGGCACTGCTGTCGGCCATCCCGGTGCCGGACCCGCTGGTGGAGGACCAGCGGGAGCGCATCCTGCTCAAGGGCGACCTGCCCTCGCCCGCGAACCCGCCGAGCGGCTGCCGCTTCCACACGCGGTGCCCGTGGAAGCAGGAGACGAAGTGCGCCACCGAGCGGCCGGCGCTGCGCGAGGTGCTGCCGGGCCACAAGGTGGCGTGCCACTGGGCGGAGGACATCCGCGCGGGCCGCATCCGGCCGCACGAGGTCGAGGCCGTGCTGGTGGAGGAGGACGGCCTCTCGCCGGACATCCCGCTGGTCGGCCCGGCGTCGGTGACGGAGGCGCTCAACCCGTGA
- a CDS encoding TIGR03086 family metal-binding protein, which translates to MDLLDLNRAAIDANTALFGALTPGDLDRVTPCAGWTVRDLLRHQVDMTLKFDAGARAGEVRPRPDEDLVAAYAVASEQVTESFRAAGFLDRQAEFPGFGTRPGSSLVAAHFVDNLVHSWDLRRALGVDSTLDGELAHAAYRMALRYPDTPDVRGPGGAFAAAVDVPADAPVTDRLVALLGRTPDWQP; encoded by the coding sequence ATGGACCTGCTCGACCTCAACCGCGCCGCCATCGACGCCAACACCGCCCTGTTCGGGGCGCTCACCCCTGGCGACCTCGACCGGGTCACGCCCTGCGCCGGGTGGACCGTCCGCGACCTGCTGCGGCACCAGGTCGACATGACGCTCAAGTTCGACGCGGGCGCGCGGGCGGGCGAGGTCCGCCCGCGGCCCGACGAGGACCTGGTCGCGGCCTACGCCGTCGCGAGCGAGCAGGTCACCGAGTCGTTCCGGGCCGCCGGGTTCCTCGACCGGCAGGCCGAGTTCCCCGGCTTCGGCACGCGCCCCGGCAGCTCGCTCGTCGCCGCGCACTTCGTGGACAACCTGGTGCACTCGTGGGACCTGCGCCGCGCGCTCGGCGTCGACAGCACGTTGGACGGCGAACTCGCGCACGCCGCGTACCGGATGGCGCTGCGGTACCCGGACACGCCGGACGTGCGCGGGCCGGGCGGGGCGTTCGCGGCGGCGGTCGACGTCCCGGCGGACGCGCCCGTCACGGACCGGCTCGTGGCCCTGCTCGGCCGCACGCCGGACTGGCAGCCGTGA
- a CDS encoding TetR/AcrR family transcriptional regulator, protein MKVDGRVERGEQTRRQILLRAAGIASVEGLEGLSIGRLATELEVSKSGVFAHFGSKEELQLATIRAATKIFVTQVVEPALAVPPGADRLALLLGGWLDYSERRTFPGGCFFAAVQAEFDARPGRVRDAVAECGRRWDELVQETIRAVPGLVVEPAQLAFELIAFLETANARSVLHDDPDAYARARTAVRHALDRATRRP, encoded by the coding sequence GTGAAGGTCGACGGGCGGGTGGAGCGGGGCGAGCAGACGCGGCGGCAGATCCTGCTGCGGGCGGCCGGCATCGCGTCGGTGGAGGGGCTGGAGGGCCTGTCCATCGGGCGGCTCGCGACCGAGCTGGAGGTCAGCAAGAGCGGCGTGTTCGCGCACTTCGGGTCGAAGGAGGAGCTACAGCTCGCCACCATCCGGGCGGCGACGAAGATCTTCGTGACGCAGGTCGTGGAACCGGCGCTGGCCGTGCCGCCGGGCGCGGACCGGCTGGCGCTGCTGCTCGGCGGCTGGCTGGACTACTCCGAGCGGCGCACGTTCCCCGGCGGGTGCTTCTTCGCGGCGGTGCAGGCCGAGTTCGACGCCCGGCCCGGTCGCGTGCGCGACGCCGTCGCCGAGTGCGGCCGGCGCTGGGACGAGCTGGTGCAGGAGACCATCCGGGCCGTGCCGGGCCTGGTGGTCGAGCCGGCGCAGCTGGCGTTCGAGCTGATCGCGTTCCTGGAGACGGCCAACGCCCGCTCGGTGCTCCACGACGACCCGGACGCGTACGCGCGTGCGCGGACGGCGGTGCGCCACGCCCTGGACCGCGCCACCCGGCGGCCGTGA
- a CDS encoding DedA family protein, translating into MTALLVLFVVAAVPLAPTEAVLIGCGVLAATGRLPLAAVVAVAALGCFVADLVNYSLGRSAGMRALRRFSRKPGSRAVVQWTAAKLALRGEPVLVAVRWVPGGGLVGALLAGSLRWPSRRFAPVALVGATLWSGYTALIGYFGGRVVDDPLPAVLLSWAAAMLISIPLGMAVRAAQRRTVDAAAAPAAA; encoded by the coding sequence ATGACCGCCCTTCTGGTGCTGTTCGTGGTCGCCGCCGTGCCGTTGGCGCCGACGGAGGCCGTGCTGATCGGCTGTGGCGTGCTCGCCGCGACCGGCCGGCTGCCGTTGGCCGCGGTGGTCGCGGTCGCGGCGCTCGGTTGCTTCGTGGCCGACCTGGTCAACTACTCGCTCGGGCGCAGCGCCGGGATGCGGGCGCTGCGCCGGTTCAGCCGCAAGCCCGGATCGCGGGCGGTGGTCCAGTGGACGGCGGCCAAGCTCGCGCTCCGCGGCGAGCCGGTCCTGGTGGCGGTGCGGTGGGTGCCCGGCGGCGGGCTGGTCGGCGCGCTGCTGGCCGGTTCGCTGCGGTGGCCGAGCAGGCGGTTCGCGCCGGTCGCGCTGGTCGGCGCGACGCTGTGGAGCGGGTACACGGCGCTGATCGGCTACTTCGGCGGCCGGGTCGTCGACGACCCGCTGCCGGCCGTCCTCCTGTCGTGGGCGGCGGCGATGCTCATCAGCATCCCGCTGGGGATGGCGGTCCGGGCCGCGCAGCGCCGCACCGTCGACGCCGCCGCGGCGCCCGCCGCCGCCTGA